In Phreatobacter stygius, a genomic segment contains:
- a CDS encoding heme biosynthesis protein HemY — protein MVGVILFLVLLAVLATGAAWVADQPGTVTVVWLGRHIEFDVLTGLIAVLVAAAVIMALIALIKWLVASPRIAARVMHRRKIEKGQEAITRGIVAIGAGDRRAAEKHAYDADRLAPNAPLTLLLKAQAAQLAGDRAGAEQAFRTMVDRPDTKVLGLRGLYVEAQRRTDVVAARAIAEEAVKASPSATWAAQAVLEQQGSAGDWDGALASIERQYAARVIDKDAAKRLRAVLLTAKAAALEERDPPAAKALAVEAVGLAPELVPAAAIAGRLAAADGDIKKASRVIEAAWKIAPHPDLAEAYAHARHGDSRGDQLKRVETLARLTPSHPEGLLAIGRAAIDASDFAAAHRALDELAASAPTQRLCLLMAELSAKESNDQGRAREWMARALRAPRDPAWTADGQASDVWLPASPVTGKLDVFQWKVPVAELGGPMLHVDDVLADASEPAVPAGPVVEIVADAPQAGPEPDSKPEIKSEPVAPRPIELPAVVETAPEPPVVSPAVAVPEPASENGAKPRPARGETVFPIARAPDDPGPDGNAEPKKRMSFFGN, from the coding sequence ATGGTCGGCGTCATCCTCTTCCTCGTCCTTCTGGCGGTGCTCGCCACCGGCGCCGCCTGGGTGGCGGACCAGCCCGGCACTGTCACCGTGGTCTGGCTCGGCCGCCACATTGAATTCGACGTGCTGACCGGCCTGATCGCGGTTCTGGTCGCCGCCGCCGTTATCATGGCCTTGATCGCGCTGATCAAATGGCTGGTCGCCAGCCCCCGCATCGCCGCCCGGGTGATGCACCGCCGCAAGATCGAAAAAGGCCAGGAGGCGATCACCCGCGGCATCGTCGCGATCGGCGCCGGCGACCGACGGGCCGCCGAAAAGCACGCCTATGACGCTGACCGGCTCGCCCCCAATGCGCCACTGACCCTGCTTCTGAAAGCCCAGGCCGCCCAGCTCGCCGGCGATCGCGCCGGTGCCGAGCAGGCCTTCCGCACCATGGTCGACCGCCCCGACACCAAGGTGCTGGGCCTGCGCGGGCTCTATGTCGAGGCGCAGCGGCGCACCGACGTGGTGGCGGCCCGCGCCATTGCCGAAGAGGCGGTCAAGGCCTCGCCCTCGGCGACCTGGGCCGCCCAGGCCGTGCTCGAACAGCAGGGCAGCGCCGGCGACTGGGACGGCGCGCTGGCGAGCATCGAGCGGCAATATGCCGCGCGTGTCATCGACAAGGACGCAGCCAAACGCCTGCGGGCGGTTCTTTTGACCGCCAAGGCGGCGGCGCTGGAGGAGCGCGATCCTCCGGCTGCCAAGGCGCTGGCCGTCGAGGCGGTCGGACTGGCCCCGGAACTGGTTCCCGCCGCGGCGATCGCCGGCCGCCTGGCTGCCGCCGACGGCGACATCAAGAAGGCCTCGCGGGTGATCGAAGCGGCCTGGAAGATCGCGCCCCACCCCGATCTCGCCGAGGCCTATGCCCATGCACGCCACGGCGATTCGCGCGGCGACCAGTTGAAACGGGTCGAAACGCTCGCCCGGCTGACCCCCTCGCATCCCGAAGGCCTGCTGGCCATTGGCCGGGCGGCGATCGATGCCAGCGACTTTGCCGCCGCGCATCGTGCCCTGGACGAACTGGCGGCCAGCGCGCCGACCCAGCGCCTGTGCCTGCTGATGGCCGAACTGAGCGCCAAGGAGAGCAATGACCAGGGCCGGGCCCGGGAATGGATGGCCCGGGCGCTGCGCGCGCCGCGCGATCCGGCCTGGACCGCCGACGGCCAGGCAAGCGACGTCTGGCTGCCGGCCTCGCCGGTGACCGGCAAGCTCGACGTCTTCCAGTGGAAGGTTCCGGTCGCCGAACTGGGCGGCCCGATGCTGCATGTCGACGACGTGCTCGCCGATGCCTCCGAACCGGCGGTCCCGGCCGGCCCGGTTGTCGAGATCGTCGCGGACGCGCCGCAAGCCGGGCCCGAGCCGGACTCAAAACCAGAAATCAAATCCGAACCCGTGGCACCCCGCCCGATCGAACTGCCGGCCGTGGTCGAGACCGCGCCGGAGCCCCCCGTCGTCTCGCCGGCTGTCGCGGTTCCCGAACCCGCCTCGGAGAATGGCGCGAAACCACGCCCCGCGCGCGGCGAGACGGTCTTCCCGATCGCACGCGCGCCGGATGATCCGGGCCCGGACGGCAATGCCGAGCCGAAGAAGCGCATGTCGTTCTTCGGCAACTGA
- the leuS gene encoding leucine--tRNA ligase codes for MSTERYNARTAEPKWRGVWDQNKIFETKNADPRPKYYVLEMFPYPSGRIHMGHVRNYTMGDVVARYKRAKGFNVLHPMGWDAFGLPAENAAMASKVHPKEWTYKNIETMKAQLKNMGLSLDWSRELATCDPSYYRHQQKLFTDFMAAGLVERRSARVNWDPVDQTVLANEQVIDGRGWRSGELVEQRELTQWFLKITAYNQDLLDALDGLERWPDKVRLMQKNWIGRSEGLMVRWALKDGTAPAGSTELEVYTTRPDTLFGASFMAIAPDHPLAKAAAATNPGLAAFSDECRRMGTSVAALETAEKLGFDTGIKALHPFDPSWEVPVYVANFVLMDYGTGAIFGCPSGDQRDLDFARKYDLPVVTVVRPADAAGDFEVTDTSFDGDGVMINSRFLDGLPSQAAFQEVASRLESTTLGNRPVAARKVNFRLRDWLISRQRYWGCPIPVIHCDACGPVAVPAQDLPVRLPDDADFSKPGNPLDRHPTWKHVACPNCGKPARRETDTMDTFVDSSWYFARFTDPWRTDTPTDPAVVNDWLPVDQYIGGIEHAILHLLYSRFFTRAMKATGHAGLDEPFRGLFTQGMVVHETYRGPDGAYVTPAEVTISGEGDQRRAVLTGTNSPIEIGSIEKMSKSKKNVVDPDDIIDTYGADTARWFMLSDSPPERDVIWTEAGVEGASRFVQRVWRLVGDIVARTDTIRTAVPATSGKAGDGAIGEAATAVRRAAHTALSSVETDVERLAFNRCVAHIYTLANALSRALDGIKGDERPAADLSSALREAADILVQLVAPMMPHLAEECWTALGHPGLVAEMAWPAIDRAVLVEDTVTLPVQVNGKKRADLTIARDAAQKDIEAAVLALEPVTKALEGRPVKKIIVVPQRIVNVVG; via the coding sequence ATGTCCACCGAACGCTACAATGCCCGCACCGCAGAGCCAAAATGGCGCGGGGTCTGGGACCAGAACAAGATCTTCGAAACGAAGAACGCGGATCCGCGGCCGAAATATTACGTGCTCGAGATGTTCCCCTATCCGTCCGGGCGCATCCATATGGGCCACGTGCGCAATTATACGATGGGCGACGTGGTGGCCCGCTACAAGCGCGCCAAGGGTTTCAACGTGCTGCATCCGATGGGCTGGGACGCCTTCGGCCTGCCGGCCGAAAACGCCGCCATGGCCTCCAAGGTTCACCCCAAGGAATGGACCTACAAGAACATCGAGACCATGAAGGCCCAGTTGAAGAACATGGGCCTGTCGCTCGACTGGTCGCGCGAGCTGGCGACCTGCGATCCGAGCTATTACCGCCACCAGCAGAAGCTGTTCACCGATTTCATGGCCGCCGGCCTGGTCGAACGCCGCTCGGCCCGGGTCAACTGGGATCCGGTCGATCAGACCGTGCTGGCCAATGAGCAGGTCATCGATGGCCGCGGCTGGCGCTCCGGCGAACTGGTCGAGCAGCGCGAGCTGACCCAGTGGTTCCTCAAGATCACCGCCTATAACCAGGATCTGCTCGACGCCCTCGACGGCCTGGAGCGCTGGCCGGACAAAGTCCGGCTGATGCAGAAGAACTGGATCGGCCGTTCCGAGGGCCTGATGGTGCGCTGGGCCCTGAAGGACGGCACGGCGCCGGCCGGCTCGACCGAGCTCGAGGTCTATACCACCCGCCCGGATACGCTGTTCGGCGCAAGCTTCATGGCGATCGCGCCCGATCACCCCTTGGCCAAGGCAGCCGCCGCGACCAATCCTGGGCTCGCCGCCTTCAGCGACGAATGCCGTCGCATGGGCACTTCGGTGGCAGCCCTCGAGACCGCCGAGAAGCTCGGTTTCGATACTGGCATCAAGGCGCTGCATCCCTTCGACCCCAGCTGGGAAGTGCCTGTCTACGTCGCCAATTTCGTCCTGATGGACTACGGCACCGGCGCCATTTTCGGCTGCCCGTCGGGCGACCAGCGCGATCTCGACTTCGCGCGCAAATACGATCTCCCGGTCGTCACCGTGGTGCGCCCGGCCGATGCGGCCGGCGATTTCGAAGTGACCGATACGTCGTTCGACGGCGACGGCGTGATGATCAATTCACGCTTTCTCGACGGCCTGCCGAGCCAGGCCGCTTTCCAGGAGGTCGCCTCGCGACTGGAAAGCACGACGCTCGGCAATCGGCCGGTTGCTGCCCGCAAGGTCAATTTCCGCCTGCGCGACTGGCTGATTTCGCGGCAGCGCTATTGGGGCTGCCCGATCCCGGTGATCCACTGCGATGCCTGCGGGCCAGTCGCCGTGCCGGCCCAGGACCTGCCGGTGCGTCTGCCCGACGATGCCGACTTCTCCAAGCCCGGCAATCCGCTCGACCGGCATCCGACCTGGAAACATGTCGCCTGTCCGAACTGCGGCAAGCCGGCGCGGCGCGAAACCGACACCATGGACACCTTTGTCGACAGTTCCTGGTATTTCGCCCGCTTCACCGATCCCTGGCGCACCGATACGCCGACCGACCCCGCGGTGGTCAATGACTGGTTGCCGGTCGATCAATATATCGGCGGCATCGAACATGCGATCCTGCACCTGCTCTACAGCCGCTTCTTCACCCGCGCCATGAAGGCGACCGGCCATGCCGGTCTCGACGAGCCGTTCCGCGGCCTGTTCACCCAGGGCATGGTGGTGCACGAGACCTATCGTGGACCGGATGGCGCCTATGTCACGCCGGCCGAGGTGACGATTTCGGGCGAGGGCGACCAGCGGCGGGCGGTTCTGACCGGAACCAACAGTCCGATCGAGATCGGCTCGATCGAGAAAATGTCGAAATCGAAGAAGAATGTCGTCGATCCCGACGACATCATCGACACTTATGGCGCGGATACCGCGCGCTGGTTCATGCTGTCGGACTCGCCGCCCGAGCGCGACGTGATCTGGACCGAGGCCGGCGTCGAGGGCGCCAGCCGTTTCGTCCAGCGGGTCTGGCGCCTGGTCGGCGATATCGTCGCCAGAACCGACACAATCAGGACCGCCGTCCCGGCCACGTCAGGCAAAGCCGGCGACGGCGCCATCGGCGAGGCCGCGACAGCCGTGCGGCGTGCCGCCCACACGGCCTTGTCGTCGGTCGAGACCGATGTCGAGCGCCTGGCCTTCAACCGCTGCGTCGCGCATATCTACACGCTCGCCAATGCGCTTAGCCGCGCCCTCGACGGTATCAAGGGCGACGAGCGGCCGGCGGCCGATCTTTCGTCGGCGCTGCGCGAGGCGGCCGATATCCTGGTGCAACTTGTCGCCCCGATGATGCCGCACTTGGCTGAAGAATGCTGGACCGCGCTCGGCCATCCAGGCCTGGTTGCGGAAATGGCCTGGCCGGCGATCGATCGTGCCGTTCTGGTCGAGGACACCGTCACATTGCCGGTGCAGGTCAATGGCAAGAAGCGAGCGGACTTGACGATCGCGCGCGACGCGGCTCAGAAAGATATCGAGGCCGCCGTGCTCGCGCTCGAGCCGGTCACCAAGGCGCTGGAGGGCCGGCCGGTGAAAAAGATCATCGTTGTGCCGCAGAGGATCGTGAATGTCGTCGGCTAA
- a CDS encoding YggS family pyridoxal phosphate-dependent enzyme, translating to MSDVVDHLAQVNSAIAEAAVAAKRPAGAVTLVAVSKTFPAEAIEPALAAGQRVFGENYVQETREKWPALRSRYPDVELHMIGPLQSNKAKDAVQLFDVIESLDRSSLAKELAKEMTRQQRRPKLLVQVNTGAEPQKGGVLPEMVDAFLAECRDLHGLAIAGLMAIPPADEPPAPHFALLTTIARRNNLAVVSMGMSADFATAIAMGATHVRVGSAIFGTRSKA from the coding sequence ATGTCGGACGTCGTCGATCACCTGGCCCAAGTGAACAGCGCCATTGCCGAAGCCGCGGTCGCCGCCAAGCGGCCGGCCGGCGCGGTCACCCTCGTCGCGGTCTCCAAAACCTTTCCGGCCGAGGCGATCGAGCCGGCGCTGGCGGCCGGCCAGCGGGTGTTCGGCGAGAACTACGTGCAGGAGACCCGGGAGAAGTGGCCGGCGTTGCGCAGCCGCTATCCCGATGTCGAACTGCATATGATCGGGCCATTGCAGTCGAACAAGGCCAAGGACGCGGTCCAGCTGTTCGACGTGATCGAAAGCCTGGACCGATCCTCGCTCGCCAAGGAACTGGCCAAGGAAATGACCCGGCAGCAGCGCCGGCCGAAGCTGCTGGTCCAGGTCAATACCGGTGCCGAGCCGCAAAAGGGCGGCGTTCTGCCGGAAATGGTCGACGCCTTCCTTGCCGAATGCCGCGACCTGCATGGCCTCGCCATTGCCGGGCTGATGGCGATCCCGCCGGCCGACGAACCGCCGGCGCCGCATTTCGCGCTGCTCACCACCATTGCCCGGCGCAACAACCTGGCCGTCGTCTCCATGGGCATGAGCGCGGATTTTGCGACCGCCATCGCGATGGGCGCCACCCATGTGCGGGTCGGCAGTGCCATTTTTGGCACGCGCAGCAAGGCCTGA
- a CDS encoding COG4223 family protein — MANDERPDNDAKPKRRAKTPVITLEATEVTPPEAAKSTSGEPTPNESTSNESTFGASAPSESTPDQPAVSENPAGAGPAADRAAEPVVAPVTESHQQPAATAAAEPDRPIPAEAVSAPSGAPQVAPVPQVPPAPQVTPSRQPGFGRLAAAGLIGALLTGGLGYAGSLAGLLPGAKQADVASLERRVADLDRAVRETAARPPQAPDFSPLIRRVEAVDAARAALETRLAALERRPADPSTPSAVPAAPVELTPLSREIEALKTALAAVTEAQSRAGGPAATAIPGPDLVTIETRVQSLLAPQTQRIDGVETRVQSLGVDVKAGAEAAQALAARVTALDTARAQTSGAGQRAALLVGIEMLRSAVDRGSPYAAELRALKALGANAAALQPLEATSERGLAPAPLLARRFAAMAATLAKAAPRPSDGSLFDRLAANAQSLIRIRPVGEAAGDDAPVVVARIEAKLGRADLAGALADFDRLPEATKAVARDWERDARARLAGEAALKQMADEAIGALATR; from the coding sequence ATGGCGAATGACGAGCGCCCGGACAACGACGCCAAACCGAAGCGCCGCGCCAAGACGCCGGTGATCACGCTGGAGGCGACCGAGGTCACTCCGCCGGAAGCCGCCAAGTCGACATCAGGCGAACCGACGCCAAACGAATCGACGTCAAACGAATCAACCTTCGGTGCATCGGCCCCCAGCGAATCGACACCGGACCAGCCGGCAGTGTCGGAAAATCCGGCCGGGGCCGGCCCGGCAGCCGACCGGGCGGCAGAGCCGGTTGTCGCGCCGGTGACCGAAAGCCACCAGCAGCCCGCGGCCACAGCCGCAGCCGAACCGGATCGGCCGATCCCGGCCGAGGCCGTTTCGGCGCCGTCCGGCGCCCCCCAGGTCGCGCCCGTGCCCCAGGTCCCGCCGGCACCGCAGGTCACGCCATCGCGCCAGCCCGGCTTCGGCCGGTTGGCCGCCGCTGGCCTGATCGGCGCGCTGCTGACCGGTGGCCTGGGTTATGCCGGATCGCTGGCCGGCCTGCTGCCCGGCGCCAAACAGGCCGATGTCGCCAGTCTCGAGCGCCGCGTGGCCGATCTCGACCGTGCCGTACGCGAGACCGCCGCGCGGCCGCCGCAGGCACCCGACTTTTCGCCGCTGATCCGTCGCGTCGAGGCCGTCGACGCGGCCCGCGCCGCCCTGGAGACCCGGCTCGCGGCGCTCGAACGCCGCCCGGCCGATCCATCGACACCGTCAGCCGTCCCGGCGGCACCGGTCGAGCTGACCCCGCTCAGCCGGGAAATCGAGGCGCTGAAGACCGCCCTTGCCGCCGTCACCGAAGCGCAAAGCCGCGCCGGTGGACCGGCTGCGACCGCGATCCCCGGCCCGGACCTCGTCACGATCGAGACCCGGGTTCAGAGCCTGCTCGCGCCGCAGACGCAGCGGATCGACGGCGTCGAAACCCGCGTTCAGAGCCTTGGCGTCGACGTCAAAGCCGGTGCCGAGGCGGCCCAGGCGCTGGCCGCCCGGGTCACCGCCCTCGACACGGCCCGCGCCCAGACAAGCGGCGCCGGACAACGCGCCGCCCTGCTGGTCGGCATCGAAATGCTCCGCTCGGCGGTCGATCGCGGCAGTCCCTATGCGGCGGAGCTCAGGGCCTTGAAGGCGCTCGGCGCCAATGCCGCCGCGCTTCAGCCGCTCGAGGCCACGTCGGAGCGCGGCCTCGCGCCCGCGCCGCTGCTGGCCCGGCGCTTCGCCGCCATGGCGGCGACGCTCGCCAAGGCAGCGCCGCGTCCGAGTGACGGCAGCCTGTTCGACCGGCTGGCCGCCAATGCCCAGTCGCTGATCCGCATCCGGCCGGTTGGCGAGGCCGCCGGCGACGACGCGCCGGTGGTGGTCGCGCGCATCGAGGCCAAGCTCGGCCGCGCCGATCTTGCCGGCGCGCTCGCCGATTTCGACCGGCTTCCCGAGGCGACCAAGGCCGTCGCCAGGGACTGGGAACGGGACGCGCGCGCACGCCTTGCCGGCGAAGCGGCGCTGAAGCAGATGGCGGACGAGGCCATCGGCGCACTCGCGACGCGCTGA
- a CDS encoding uroporphyrinogen-III synthase, with amino-acid sequence MRVLVTRPEPEASRTAVQLAALGHQPVVAPLLVTEPLAADLPTGAITALAVTSPRTASLIDRETVARLAAVPVFSVGDRTAAAMVEAGFRDVRSAAGDVAALGRLLAAAGLARGAHVLSIGGEERAGDLAALVAPAGLIVSACILYRMVPVAQLPPALADALGAAGPAAALHYSPRSAATFVDLVAAAGLEARSGPGPGRLVHLCLSAAVAEPLRQRGYSGIRIATRPDEAALLDLIGG; translated from the coding sequence ATGCGCGTGCTGGTGACACGGCCGGAACCGGAGGCTAGCCGCACCGCCGTCCAGCTGGCGGCGCTCGGCCACCAGCCGGTCGTGGCGCCACTGCTGGTCACCGAGCCCCTGGCTGCCGACCTGCCGACCGGGGCGATAACCGCGCTTGCCGTCACCAGCCCCCGGACCGCCTCGCTGATCGACCGGGAGACCGTCGCCAGGCTCGCCGCTGTTCCGGTCTTTTCGGTCGGCGACCGCACCGCCGCGGCCATGGTCGAGGCGGGCTTCCGCGATGTTCGATCGGCGGCCGGCGATGTCGCGGCACTCGGCCGGCTGTTGGCCGCGGCTGGTCTCGCGCGCGGCGCCCATGTCCTGAGCATTGGCGGCGAGGAACGGGCCGGCGACCTCGCTGCCCTGGTCGCGCCCGCCGGCCTGATCGTCTCGGCCTGCATCCTCTATCGCATGGTCCCGGTGGCGCAACTGCCGCCCGCGCTGGCCGATGCCCTCGGCGCCGCGGGCCCGGCGGCGGCGCTGCATTATTCACCACGTTCAGCCGCAACTTTTGTCGATCTGGTCGCCGCCGCCGGGCTCGAGGCCAGATCCGGGCCTGGGCCCGGCCGCCTGGTCCATCTCTGCCTGTCGGCGGCGGTCGCCGAACCGCTTCGCCAGCGCGGCTATTCCGGCATCAGGATCGCGACGCGACCGGATGAAGCAGCCTTGCTCGACCTCATCGGCGGCTGA
- the holA gene encoding DNA polymerase III subunit delta, which produces MTVLKSAEIDRFLKNPDSGRAIALVYGPDSGLVSERARAIAKATVPDLDDPFSVIRLDGDVLAADPVRLADEANTMALFGARRLIWVRAGEKPIAAAVTPLLADPPTGAFVLIEAGDLKKNAALRVETERSAKAAVIPCYSDGEADLKRLIAEETAAAGLTMEPPAIAALLTFLGGDRAASRAEIQKICLYAHGQGHITLADIEAVAGDSLALGVDEIVDAAASGDPTALDRLLLRAAASGVAVPQIMIAMGRHLSALHKARVAIEKGASISAAADRFEPPVFFRRRPVVERQLGLWNTGRLERVMARVAEATFETRIKAVLAEAIVSRTLMAIAMIARAGRN; this is translated from the coding sequence GTGACCGTGCTGAAGAGTGCCGAGATCGACCGGTTCCTGAAGAATCCGGATTCCGGCCGCGCCATTGCGCTGGTCTACGGGCCGGATTCCGGACTGGTCTCGGAACGTGCGCGCGCCATCGCAAAAGCCACGGTGCCGGATCTCGACGACCCCTTCTCGGTGATCCGGCTCGATGGCGACGTGCTCGCCGCCGACCCGGTGCGTCTTGCCGACGAGGCCAATACCATGGCGCTGTTCGGCGCCAGGCGGCTGATCTGGGTGCGCGCCGGCGAAAAGCCGATCGCCGCGGCGGTCACGCCGCTTCTCGCCGACCCGCCAACCGGCGCCTTCGTACTGATAGAGGCCGGTGATCTGAAGAAGAATGCAGCGCTCAGGGTCGAGACCGAGCGCTCGGCGAAAGCCGCCGTCATTCCCTGCTATTCCGATGGCGAGGCCGACCTGAAACGGCTGATCGCCGAAGAGACCGCCGCCGCCGGCCTGACCATGGAACCGCCGGCGATTGCCGCCCTGCTGACCTTCCTCGGCGGCGATCGCGCCGCCTCGCGCGCGGAAATCCAGAAGATCTGCCTCTACGCCCATGGCCAGGGCCATATCACGCTTGCCGACATCGAAGCGGTGGCCGGTGACAGCCTGGCGCTCGGCGTCGATGAGATCGTCGACGCCGCGGCCTCGGGCGACCCGACGGCACTCGATCGCCTGCTGTTGCGGGCCGCAGCCTCCGGCGTCGCAGTGCCGCAGATCATGATCGCCATGGGCCGGCATTTGTCGGCGCTGCACAAGGCGCGCGTCGCGATCGAAAAGGGCGCGTCGATCAGCGCCGCGGCCGACCGTTTCGAGCCGCCGGTGTTTTTCCGGCGCAGGCCGGTCGTCGAGCGTCAGCTCGGCCTGTGGAACACCGGCCGCCTGGAGCGCGTCATGGCGCGTGTCGCCGAAGCCACTTTCGAAACCCGCATCAAGGCGGTGCTCGCCGAAGCTATCGTCAGCCGGACGCTGATGGCCATTGCCATGATCGCGCGCGCCGGCCGGAACTGA
- the tsaD gene encoding tRNA (adenosine(37)-N6)-threonylcarbamoyltransferase complex transferase subunit TsaD has product MLVLGIETTCDETAAAVVRVDAAGKGEILSNVVRSQIAEHAPYGGVVPEIAARAHVDIVDLVIEQALRQADIGVNDLDAVAAAGGPGLVGGVLIGLTTAKAIALIAGKPLIAVNHLEAHALTARLTDQVAFPYLLFLASGGHTQLLAVTGVGSYTKLGTTIDDAIGEAFDKVAKLLDLPYPGGPEVEQRAKDGDAKRFAFPRPLAGRPDPDFSLSGLKTAVRQEAERVLAERVLAGREAGLSDKDVADLCASFQMAVADMVADRCRVAIKLFRIRFGEPSALVVAGGVGANQTLKRVLQATADATGLRLVVPPPKLCTDNGAMIAWAGAERLALGLTDPLDIAPRARWPLDAEAATVGSGRLGAKA; this is encoded by the coding sequence ATGCTTGTTCTCGGCATCGAAACGACCTGCGACGAAACGGCAGCGGCCGTCGTGCGCGTCGACGCGGCCGGCAAGGGCGAAATCCTGTCGAATGTGGTGCGCTCGCAGATCGCAGAGCACGCGCCCTATGGCGGCGTGGTGCCGGAGATCGCGGCGCGTGCCCATGTGGATATTGTCGACCTGGTGATCGAGCAGGCGCTGCGGCAGGCCGATATCGGCGTCAACGACCTCGATGCGGTGGCCGCCGCCGGCGGCCCCGGCCTGGTCGGCGGCGTCCTGATCGGGCTGACCACCGCCAAGGCCATTGCGCTCATTGCCGGCAAGCCGCTGATCGCGGTCAATCACCTGGAAGCGCATGCGCTGACGGCGCGGCTGACCGATCAGGTGGCCTTTCCCTATCTGCTGTTCCTGGCCTCCGGCGGCCATACCCAGCTGCTCGCGGTGACCGGGGTCGGTTCCTATACCAAGCTCGGCACGACCATTGACGACGCCATTGGCGAGGCCTTCGACAAGGTGGCCAAGCTCCTGGACCTGCCCTATCCGGGCGGGCCGGAGGTGGAACAGCGCGCGAAAGACGGCGATGCCAAACGCTTCGCTTTCCCGCGACCGCTGGCCGGCCGGCCGGATCCCGATTTCTCGCTGTCCGGGCTGAAGACGGCGGTGCGCCAGGAAGCCGAGCGTGTTCTGGCCGAGCGCGTTTTGGCCGGCCGCGAGGCCGGATTGTCCGACAAGGATGTCGCCGACCTCTGCGCCTCGTTCCAGATGGCGGTCGCCGACATGGTGGCCGACCGCTGCCGGGTGGCGATCAAGCTGTTCCGGATCCGTTTCGGCGAGCCCTCGGCGCTGGTCGTGGCTGGCGGGGTCGGCGCCAACCAGACCTTGAAGCGGGTGCTGCAGGCCACTGCCGATGCCACCGGCCTCCGGCTGGTGGTGCCACCGCCGAAGCTTTGCACCGACAATGGCGCGATGATCGCTTGGGCGGGCGCCGAACGGCTGGCGCTCGGCCTGACCGACCCGCTCGACATCGCGCCGCGCGCCCGCTGGCCCCTCGACGCCGAGGCGGCTACGGTCGGCTCGGGCCGTTTGGGAGCCAAGGCATGA
- the hemC gene encoding hydroxymethylbilane synthase: MQSPFLRIGTRGSALALAQAHEVRTLLARAHDVPETAIDVEIIKTSGDMIQDRPLSEAGGKGLFTKEIEEALISGRIDLAVHSSKDMPTVLPDGLGLTAFLAREDVRDAFIGHAVKNLVDLPQGAVVGSASLRRQAQIRRERPDLSTVLFRGNVPTRLDKVRRGEVAGTLLALAGLKRLGLAAEATEIIGTERFLPAVGQGAIAIETRLDDTRTRQLIAPLNDAATEIALRAERAFLRVLDGSCRTPIAGLALVRDGRLGFDGEILRPDGSESFKASRTGSIAEAETLGRDAGEELKARAPAGFFESR; the protein is encoded by the coding sequence GTGCAATCGCCCTTCCTTCGCATCGGTACGCGCGGCTCGGCGCTGGCGCTCGCCCAGGCCCACGAGGTCAGGACCTTGCTGGCACGTGCCCATGACGTCCCCGAGACGGCGATCGATGTCGAGATCATCAAGACCAGCGGTGACATGATCCAGGACCGGCCACTGTCGGAAGCCGGCGGCAAGGGCCTGTTCACCAAGGAGATCGAGGAGGCCCTGATCTCGGGCCGCATCGACCTCGCGGTGCATTCCTCCAAGGACATGCCGACCGTCCTGCCCGACGGCCTCGGGCTGACCGCCTTCCTGGCGCGCGAGGACGTGCGCGATGCCTTCATTGGCCACGCCGTGAAAAACCTGGTCGATTTGCCGCAGGGTGCGGTGGTCGGTTCGGCCTCGCTCCGCCGCCAGGCTCAGATCAGGCGCGAGCGGCCCGACCTGTCGACCGTGCTGTTCCGCGGCAATGTCCCGACCCGGCTCGACAAGGTGCGCCGCGGCGAGGTCGCCGGCACGCTCCTGGCGCTGGCCGGGCTGAAGCGCCTGGGCCTCGCCGCCGAAGCCACCGAGATCATCGGCACCGAGCGTTTCCTTCCCGCCGTCGGCCAGGGCGCCATCGCCATCGAGACCCGGCTCGACGATACCAGGACCCGTCAGCTGATCGCGCCGCTCAATGACGCCGCGACCGAAATCGCCTTGCGCGCCGAGCGGGCCTTCCTGAGGGTGCTCGACGGCTCCTGCCGGACGCCGATCGCCGGCCTCGCCCTGGTCCGTGACGGCCGGCTCGGCTTCGACGGCGAGATCCTTCGCCCCGACGGCAGCGAGAGCTTCAAGGCGAGCCGGACCGGCAGTATTGCCGAAGCCGAGACGCTTGGCCGGGATGCCGGCGAGGAATTGAAGGCGCGCGCGCCGGCCGGTTTCTTCGAGAGCCGTTGA